The Corythoichthys intestinalis isolate RoL2023-P3 chromosome 1, ASM3026506v1, whole genome shotgun sequence genomic interval ctatcgatgccaatgtacttggattccattggtgCCTATAAagacgatgccattgacggccatggacggccaaattttttcccattcaatttcaatggcaaaaacaaaaacaatgtccgcaaatcgtgtcccccaaacatccccgattccattgacgcttacggatgtcgatgccattttacggccatgtatgtccaaatttcccattccatttcaatggcatttactttgttcaatgctattgacggccatgtttgtcgattctattgatgccaatgtacttggattccattggtgCCTATGTAGTCAatgtcattgacggccatggatgtccaaattttttccacattcattttcaatggcaaaaaaaaaaaacaatgtccccaaatcaataggaaatgaccagatatcaataggacctgtcccccaaatacccccgattccattgacactgatagatggtgatgccattgacggccatgtacgtccaaatttcccattcaatttcaatggcatttactttaatgccattgacggccatgtttgttgattctattgatgccaatgtacttggattccattggcaCCTAtgtagtcgatgccattgacggccatggacgtccaaatttttccccattcattttgaatggaaaaaaaaaaaaacaatgtccccaaatcgtgtcccccaaacttccccgattccattaacgcttacggatgtcgatgccattgatggccatgtacgtccaaatttcccatccaatttcaatggcatttactttgtttaatgccattgacggccatgtttgtcgattctattgatgccaatgtacttggattccattggcgCCTAtgtagtcgatgccattgacagccatggacgtccaaattttttccacattcattttcaatggcaaaaaaaaagcaatgtccccaaaccgtgtcccccaaacttccccgattccattaacgcttacggatgtcgatgccattgacggccatgtacgtccaaatttcccatccaatttcaatggcatttactttgtttaatgccattgacggccatgtttgtcgattctattgatgccaatgtacttggatttcatTCACGCGAATgtgagtcaatgccattgacgtccaaatttcccattcattttcaatgataaaaaaacaaatgtccctaaatcaacagtaaatgaccagatatcaataggacgtcccccaaatgacctgatataaccaggccgcaccccccaaatgtccccgaatgACCTGATTTGACCAGGACGTttccctcaaatgtccccaaatcaacaggaagtgacctgatattgtccccgtaatgtccccaaaccaacttgGGCGGGGCAAAGATccgtatctccacacagcaaagactcagagtaatttctccagaaattgcggtTTCTGGTTACATAATATCTACAttgcattcatttctaatgggccaaatttcccattgatttctaatggccaaaatttcctattcatttcaatggcgcAAAAATCTCTATTCACTCCTATAGATTTCaacctcaacaggaagtgatcctgaaataccctcaaatcaacaggaaatgcccctaaatgaacaggaagtgaacctgggaGTCcctcatatcaacaggaagtgacccaatatgaacaggaagtgaacttgaaatgcccaaaaataaacaggaagtgacctgatattgcaaCCATCAAAGCAAAGTTACcacaaattgcattttctagtatgATTTGTTTTACTTTTGTTTCCTGTTTTCATTGTGTGGGTCATTCCGATGTCACACCCTGTCAAGtttgcatcatttcctgttgatttctgggtcacttactgtttatTGGCcatgttctgtttttttatgGCACTTCTTGTTGGGTTTTTGTTCAGTTTCGGTGCATTTCAGGGgttacttcctgtaaattttacgtcatttcctgttgattttagtgcaTTTCTGGGCCACTACTTGTTTATTtcagatcactttctgttgtttttgggtcactttctcttgatttttggttcattccaaggtcacttcctgtaaattttctatgatttcctgtttatttcaggACATTTCTGGCTCACTTAGGATACttaggggtcacttccagtaaatttggtgtcatttcctgttgattttatggcatttctgagtcacttcctcttcattggccacttcctgctcattttgggtaacttcctgtaaaGTGTGTGTTATTTTCTGTAGATTTTAGGGCTTTTgtggacacttcctgtttaattcaggtcacttcttgttggttttgggtcactttctgttgattttgcttcattcttgggtcacttcctgttaattttgtataatttcctgttgattttagtgcaTTTCTGGGCCACTGCTTGTTTATTtcagatcactttctgttgtttttgggtcactttctattgatttttggttcattccagggtcacttcctgtaaattttctatcatttcttgtttattttagggcctTTCTGGCTCACTTAGGATACttaggggtcacttccagtaaatttggtgtcatttcctgttgattttatgacatttctgagtcacttcctcttcattggccacttcctgctcattttgggtaacttcctgtaaaatgtgtgttattttctgttgattttagttttttttttggacacttcctgtttaattcaggtcagttgttgttgattttgggtcactttctgttgaatttgtatcatttcctgttgactttatggcatttttgtgtcacttactgttcattggccacttcctgtttattttgggtcacttcttgttggttttgggtcactttcaatTGCTTTTGAGACATtccagggttacttcctgtcgattttctgtcatttcctgttgattttagggcattttagggtcacttgttttttattagtcacttcctgtttattttgggtcacttcttgttggttttgggtcactttcaatTGCTTTTGAGTCATTCCAGGGTTACTTCCTATCGATTGtctatcatttcctgttgattttagggcatttttgggtcacttcttttttTTAGTCACTTCTGGTTGGTTTTACGTCACTTtcggttgattttgggtcatccaaggttacttcctgtaaatttggtgtcatttcctgttgatttgagggcatttcttGGTAAGTTCTTGTTTTattcgtcacttcctgttggttttagggcattttttaGTTACTGCTTGTTCATTGATcactttctatttattttaggtctccttctgttggttttgggtcacttcctgttgaatttgggtaaTTCTATGGTCACTTGCTGTAAATTTTGTATCttttccagttgattttagggaatttcTGGGTTACTTGTTGTTTATTAGTCCTAAACGccaccaaataaacaggaagtgaattggtatcaacaggaagtgataccaaaatgcccccaaatcaacaggaagtgaccccaagggTTTGACTGCCAAAGCAAAGCTACTTTTgccatttctccagaaatgtcTTGTTCAGCCCGTGACACCAAACAACTTGACGTAAggttaaaataaacaacaaaacgactttaatctcgtaatattacgattttaatcttttcattttacaatataCGACTTCATTCTTGTAGAATGGTGACTTTTACCTCCTAATATTTCTCATAGTCCTTTGGACTTTTGTTGACTGGTCGTTGAGGAAGGTTCCGGCAAACTGAAGTCACGAGAATGAGAAAACGTGTTTGATTGGTTGCTTCCTTGTCGTCAATTCAGTCATCTGAAATTTGAATGTGCTGTATCGCGGGGGCGTGGCCTATCTGGTCCAACTGGTGACATCGCGTCACGCTCGAGGAAAAAACGCGTCCGTCCCCAACGCATCTTaatgagattaaagtcgtaattCGTATGGATCCGCTACGGCTAATGTAGCTAAATGAGATGCTACGTGTTTAATGTAGCGCTTAGCCACCTCCCTTAAAATCAATATTTAGTAAGGGTGGGAAACTTGATggttcacgatacgatacgatgacGACAAtaccgatgatctcacgataaggCGATACTACAATTATCAGAAAAtctttctaggatattctacaaaaaaactgaaaaaaaagagATTTTCATTCTTCTGCTTCGAGTTtagcactagtagacgtccaatccatttgaaggattggacgtctacatctGCCAGTGGGAGCCACTAAATAATAAATTCATTTTGGTACATTTCACATTatttcctgatgatttggggggcatttacaggtcacttcttgtttttgggacatttacaggtcactttcagtTGATTTAAGGGCGTTAAGGgtcctttcctgttcattttggggacatttacaggtcatttcttgttcattttgcgggcatttacaggtcctttccttttttgggacatttacaggtcatttcttgttgattttgggtcatttacggtccgttccttttgattttgggcatttacaggtcacttcctgttgattttggggcgttaacattcactttctgttgattgtggggtgtttacaggtcacttcctgttgattttggggcgtttaTGTTCGCTTCTtactgatttgggggcatttacaggccaattccttttttgggacatttcgggtcacttcctgttgatttgggggaatttacgttcacttcctgttgattttggagcatttacgttcacttcctattaattttggggcatttacatatcacttcctgttgctctttggatattttcaggtcacttcctgatgattttggggcatttggggtcccttcctgttaattttggggcatttacatgtcacttcctgttgattttggggcatttacatgtcacttcctgttgattttggggcatttacggtcccttcctactgatttgggggCACTTACAGGTCCCTTccttttttgggacatttacaggtcacttcttgttgattatggggcatttacggtcccttccttttgatttttggacatttaaaggtccgttcctgttgatttggggtgttAACGTtcacttcctactgatttgggggaatttacaggtcaattcttctttttttgggacatttcgggtcacttcctgttgatttgggggaatttacgttcacttcctgttgattttggagcatttacgttcacttcctattaattttggggcatttacatatcacttcctgttgctttttggatattttcaggtcacttcctgatgattttggggcatttggggtcccttcctgttaattttggggcatttacaggtattttcctgttcattttggtgcatttacatgtcacttcctgttgattttggggcatttaaggtCTCTACCTActgtttgggggcatttacaggtcacttctttttttgggacatttacaggtcacttcttgttgattttggggcatttacggtccCTTCCTttcgatttttgggcatttacaggtcacctcctgttgatttaggacatttacaggtcacttcctgttgattttggggtgttaACTTTCACTTCCtaatgatttgggggcatttacaggtcacttccttttctggtacatttacaggtcacttcctgttgattatggggtgtttacaggtcacttcttgttgattttggggcatctaCGGTCCCTTCCTTtcgattttgggcatttacaggtcacctattgatttggggtcatttacgggtcacttcccgttgattttgggccgtttacaggtcacttcttgttgtttttggggtatttacggtccctttcttttgatttttggacatttaaagatcacttcctgttgattttggggcgttaatgttcacttcctgttgattatggggtgtttacaggtcacttcctgttgctctttggatatttacaggtcacattctgatgattttggggcatttagggtcccttcctgttaattttggggcatttgcaggtgatttcctgttcattatgaggcattgacaggtcacttcctgttgattttggggcatttagaggtcacatgctattgatttggggtcatttacacgtcacttgctgttgattttggggcattaacgttcacttcctgttgattatggggcatttacaggtcacttcctgttgattttggggcatttacggtccCTCCCTACTGATTTGCGGTCCCTCCCtactgatttgggggcatttacaggtcacttccttttttgggacatttacaggtcatttcctattcattctgggacatttaaaggtcacttcctgttgattttgaggcatttacggtCTCTTCCTttcgatttttgggcatttacaggtcacctcctgttgattttggggtgttaACGTTCACTTCCTACTgaattgggggcatttacaggtcaattccttttttgggacatttcgggcacttcctgttgattttggagcatttactggtcatttcctattcattttggggcatttacaggtcacttcttgttgattttggggcatttacggtccCTTCCTTTCGATTTCTGGACAtgtaaaggtcacttcctgttgattttggggtgtttacattcacttcctactgatttgggggcatttaaaggtcaattccttttttgggacatttcgggtcacttcctgttgattttggagcatttactggtcatttcctattcattttggggcatttacaggtcacttcttgttgattttggggcatttacggtccCTTCCTTTCGATTTCTGGACAtgtaaaggtcacttcctgttgattttggggtgtttacattcacttcctactgatttgggggcatttaaaggtcaattccttttttgggacatttcgggtcacttcctgttgattttggagcatttactggtcatttcctattcattttggggcatttacaggtcacttcttgttgattttggggcatttacggtccCTTCCTTTCGATTTCTGGACAtgtaaaggtcacttcctgttgattttggggtgtttacattcacttcctactgatttgggggcatttaaaggtcaattccttttttgggggcatttacgttCACTTCTttgtgatttttgggcatttacaggtcaactGCTATTGATTTGATTTagggtcatttacaggtcactccctgttgatttagaGTCATTTATGGTGCGGtcccttcctattgattttttgggcatttacaagacactttctgtagatttccagttacttccttttccttttatggcatttacaggtcacttcctgttgatttcgggttactgaaaaggaagtgactcgacaATGTCCACAAATGAATATGAAGTGAgtcacaatcaacaggaagtcacctgaaaaatgccctaaaacaggCTGGGAAGTGACCAgactgctctggtttcagtgccattgacggcactcgaGTCTTGGTCGGGGAATATCGCTAAACTTTTGAGCTACAAAGTATCgtcttttcgatatattgtcacacccctcttATATAGAGCATCTCGTATTTTTCGAATTGCTTTCAAAAATAAGGGAATCCTTCACTGTTTGGCTCACTTACATTGAATTATCATCAATTCATACGTCGTAGGTCAAAGGTAGGGTCATTGACGTAAAGcacgtagcagctaatttggctaaATTAGCCATACTGCATCCATACATGTAACCAGTTTTTTTCAACTTTAatcttgtagttttttttttgtcgtagagAAAAACAAGTGTTGCATAGAAAGATTTGATGACTGTCATTAGCGTCAATCGCGCGCGTGGGGCTCCTCAGCTGTGCACGTGCCCCCCGTAGCGGGGGtcgtgctgctgctgctggcgaaAGAGGCCGCGCAGGGCGTCCAACTCGCGGCTGAGGTGCTCCACGCGTCGTCTGAGTCTGTCGTTGTCGGAGCCGAGCTCCAGAACCTTCTGCTGCGTCTCCATGTTGCGCATCTTGGCTTTGTCTCGACTTTTGCGCACCGCCACGTTGTTGCGCTCGCGTCTCAGACGGTACTCGGGGCTGCTCTTGTCCACGTGCTTCCTGGACTTGCCGGTCGCCGGGAGCGGCCGACGCCGCGGGTCGTGCGGCGCCTGCGGGTGAGGGCTACCCGCGGGGGTGGGCGGCGGGGTGGGATGACCCGGCCGGAGGTGCACCGAGGTCTGCGCGCAGCGGGCCGCTTGGTACTGCAGGTGCGGAGGCGGGTAAGGAGGCGCGTGGTAGCCGGCGCGCAGGAAGTCCTCGTCGCACGGTTCCTGCTTGATGGAGAGCGGGCGAGTGTGCACGTCGCACAGGTCCTCCGTCTGAgacaaaaatgacaagcagaGGGCGATAAAGCAGCGTTATTCAACATGCACGCATTAAAAACAGAAATGTGCTGTTGTCGTGAGCAGAAGTATGGGCGTGGCCTAATCGTTGTGGGGGCTGGACATTTACAAATTTGcattacataaatattttttaaaaaatcattggtGGAAAACATAGGTTCGGGAAAATAATAATCATGAAAATGACAATGTAAAATACAACTAAAAATaggaaaatttttaaaatattttttaaaataaaaagaaatagaATATTTAAGATTTTCAATTTTATGGACTATATTAAGTGtttattttgtcatttattaataaattgctcctttttatttgttgtttaagaaatgaatgaaaatgaatgaatcataaaaaatataaaaatggaaaaTACTAAAAAATGGACAACATTTTGTGGAAAATATATAAGATACGATTATTCTttcatatcatttttaaaatacatttatgattttatttatttccggatttttttttgcagttattatattattgtataaatttatatttattgtttCAGAAATACaagaaaatgaattaataataGAAATGTCAAAAgagaaaatactttaaaaaaatgaatattttgtggaaaatataatatatacaatattaatatttttctttaatatatttttttaatatatgattttatttatggattttttctctttttaagcggtaattttcattgttattgaatattgtgtgtgtttttttttttttttttactatagtcgttttttaataaattggtcattttttaatgtatatttaaaaaaaatagaagaatTGATGAACGAATTAAtaacaaaaatgttattttttatttaaaatttaagaATATTTTGTGGAAAATATAATTTGtacaatattattattttttaaatatcactttttaatatatttaccttttttttttttattttccctttttttatcggtattttttaaattttattgacttgatttttatttttttttaaatttttgactaaatttaatgatttattGATAAATCGCTCCTTTTCATTGGTATTTTAAGAAATAgaagaaaataaatattaaaatgccAGAATAGAAAATACTAAAAAATTGAAGAACATTTTGtggaaaatataacatatacaaGACAGTATTAATCAtattctttaattaaaaaaaaaaaatatatatatatgattttatttgttttaggaTTTTTCGCTATTTTGTCAGCAgtaattttcaattttattgACTATTTTTAGTCATTTATCAATAAATtgctcctttttatttattgtttattgtttaagaaatagaaaaaaatggattaataataaaaatgtcaaAAGAGAACACACTACaaaattgaacattttgttgaaaatataatatatgcagtcgtattacttttttaaaaaatacattctttttttttttttttttttttaaaggttttatttatttttggactttcCCTTTTTTAGCggtaattttcattttattgactagaattagattttttttttttttaccatatttagtaatttattaataaattgctcattttcattttatattttaagaaatagaagaaaatgaattaatagtttaaaaatgtcaaaaaaagttttaaaaaattgatgaacattttgtggaaaatataatatataaaatacagcattaataattttctttatttaaaaaaatatttatgatTTTATTTGTTGTAGGATTTTTCGCTTTTTTTAaggattaatttttaattttactgacTATATTTAGTCATTTATCAATAAATTGGTccttttcatttgtattttaagaaatacaagacaattaattaatattaaaaatgtcAGAATagaaaataccaaaaaaatttaacatttgtggaaagtataATCTATACAATtcagttttaattttatttttaaattcaaaatatatacatatgtttatgattttgttttatgattttccgttttttttttgtttagcagtcattttcaattttattgactatatttagtcatttattaataaattgctcctttttatttttttgtgtaaaagaagaaaattaattaatagtaaaaatatcaaaagagAACATACTAAAAAATTGAACCTGTTGTGGAaaacataatatatatatatatatatatttttttaatatcatttTTATTACCCTTTATTTGCGGTAATTTTCTATTTTATTGACTAgatttagtttttgtttttttgggggactATATTTAGTCATTTATTAATACATTGCtcatttttaatgtatattttaaGAAATAGAATAAAATCAATTGATGataaaaatgtcccaaaaaaataatgaacattttgttgaaaatatatCTAACACAATACAGTattaatatttttctttaatttatatATGAACATTTTGTTGAAAATATAATTAACACAATACAgtataaatatttttctttaatttatatatacatatgtatatatgatttttttgttttagcatTTTCACGCTTTTTTAGCGGTAATTTTCAATTTTCTTGACTATGTTTGGCATTGATTAATAAAATGCtcctttttatttgtttattatttgagATATagaagaaaatgaattaattaaaaaatgtcaaaagagAAAATACTAAAGAAGAACATGTTGTGGAATATACAATTTTAATATAATTCTTTAATatctttttgttttacatatgaTTTCATGAATTTTAGGATTTCCCCTTTTTTTAGTGGTAATTTTACAATTCAATTCTACATTTA includes:
- the cebpa gene encoding CCAAT/enhancer-binding protein alpha gives rise to the protein MRMELHNLLYESAALAGPPQFLRSPPPGAPLCPQADPGGDIGETETSVDLSAYIEPSAFHDDFLAELFQHPSRMRAAEYEHAHGPQLTYGKTDAAALKTEDLCDVHTRPLSIKQEPCDEDFLRAGYHAPPYPPPHLQYQAARCAQTSVHLRPGHPTPPPTPAGSPHPQAPHDPRRRPLPATGKSRKHVDKSSPEYRLRRERNNVAVRKSRDKAKMRNMETQQKVLELGSDNDRLRRRVEHLSRELDALRGLFRQQQQHDPRYGGHVHS